One window from the genome of Mumia sp. ZJ1417 encodes:
- a CDS encoding SDR family oxidoreductase, producing MTESRVVVVTGGTRGIGLGLAGQLLDRGCRVVVCGRSSAAVDAALAELAPRGGDRISGIPADVTDRESLQKLWDHASQTFGRVDVWINNAGVSAPRRPLPEISADVTDTVVRTNLVGAINGCTVALAGLSAQPGGGWIWNMEGFGSDGQLQPGMAIYGASKRAVTYLTAALVKESKNTDVRVGYLSPGIVATDLLVDDYDGQPEAFEKARKIFNILGDRVETVTPWLADRVLAASKNGARVAWLTRSKAMGRFMTAGFRKRDIFTPTEREEA from the coding sequence GTGACGGAGTCCAGGGTCGTCGTCGTGACCGGTGGGACCCGGGGCATCGGCCTCGGGCTCGCCGGCCAGCTCCTCGACCGAGGGTGCCGTGTCGTCGTGTGCGGACGGTCCTCGGCCGCGGTCGACGCCGCCCTCGCCGAGCTTGCGCCACGCGGTGGCGACCGCATCAGCGGCATCCCTGCCGACGTCACCGACCGTGAGTCCCTGCAGAAGCTGTGGGACCACGCGTCGCAGACGTTCGGTCGCGTGGACGTGTGGATTAACAACGCCGGCGTCTCGGCGCCGCGTCGTCCGCTCCCGGAGATCTCGGCGGACGTCACCGACACCGTCGTCCGTACCAACCTCGTCGGTGCGATCAACGGTTGCACCGTCGCGCTGGCGGGCCTGAGTGCGCAGCCGGGCGGCGGATGGATCTGGAACATGGAGGGCTTCGGCTCCGACGGGCAGCTCCAACCCGGGATGGCGATCTACGGCGCGAGCAAGCGCGCGGTCACCTATCTCACCGCGGCGCTGGTCAAGGAGTCCAAGAACACCGACGTCCGCGTCGGCTACCTCTCCCCGGGCATCGTCGCGACCGACCTCCTCGTCGACGACTACGACGGGCAGCCTGAGGCGTTCGAGAAGGCTCGCAAGATTTTCAACATCCTCGGCGACCGGGTCGAGACCGTCACGCCGTGGCTCGCCGACCGCGTCCTTGCGGCCAGCAAGAACGGTGCCAGGGTGGCCTGGCTGACCCGGTCGAAGGCGATGGGGCGCTTCATGACCGCGGGCTTCCGCAAGCGCGACATCTTCACCCCGACCGAGCGCGAGGAGGCCTGA